In Pseudomonas glycinae, the DNA window ATGAGCGGCACCGCTTCAAGACCGACGAACACTGCCAGCGCGCCAATCCATGCCGGCAGCGCCGCGACCACGAATGCACTGCGAAGGCAGGCCGCCAGGGCGATCCAGGCAGCGGGTTCTTCAGGGGTATCGAGGGCTTTTTGCGTGGCGATCAGCGCGTGCTTGTAGCGCCCGAAAAATTTCAGGCTGACAAACATCGAAGCCACGCCAGCGATAAAAAAGGGCATCGCCAAGACCGGCAGAATCGCCTCACCCTGGCCGAACACAGCGTTGATCACGAACAGCGGCACCAGCGCCAGCGCCAGGTATTTCCACCAGGCGATCGACAGACGGCGCCGCACTTGCCCGCGGGTCACGCCCGGTCTACCTCGCCCTGATGCTCGTTGCCCATCATGTGGTCGAGCTTGCTGGCCTTGGTCGCCAGATAGAGTTTGTTGTGCGGGTTGTGGCCGGTGTGCAGCGGCACGCGCTCGGCGACGACGATGCCCATGTCGGTCAAGGCTTTGACCTTGCGCGGGTTGTTGGTCATAAGACGCAGGGATTTGACGCCCAGATGCTCGAGCATCGGCAGGCACATGGCGTAGTCACGCTGGTCGGCGGCAAAGCCCAGACGCTCGTTGGCTTCAACGGTGTCGGCGCCGCCGTCCTGCAATTCGTAGGCACGGATCTTGTTCAAAAGACCGATGCCGCGCCCTTCCTGACGCAGGTACAGCAACACGCCACGGCCTTCACGAGCGATGGCCTTGAGGGCGCCTTCGAGTTGCGAACCGCAGTCGCAACGCTGGCTGAACAAGGCATCGCCGGTCAGGCATTCGGAGTGCAGACGGCCGAGTACCGGGGCACCGTCGGCAATCTCACCCAGGCTCAGCACAACGTGCTCGCGGCCGGTGGCTTCATCGAGAAAACCGTGCATGGTGAATTGCGCAAAAGGCGTTGGCAGCTTGGAAGCGGCGACAAAAACGACAGGCACCGGTGTGCTCCTGATCTGAAAAGTCCGAGATTCGCTGGGCGGCATTGTAACAGCAGGTACCCGCAGGCGCTTAGGCTGAATTATCGGGGATAACTATCAAAAAGTTTGATGACAGGCCCGTCGCCCCTACTCGAACGGATACGGCTGCTTCCAGCGCTCGAAGATCGGCTTCAACTCACCGCTCTTCACCAGTTGTTCCATGCGTTGGTCGTAGATAGACATCAGCGCCCGGCCTTGCGGGGTGTCGGCGAAGCCGAGGTACAGCGGCAATTCCGCCAGATGTGAATAACGGTACTGCGAAGGATCGGCGGCGTTTCGCAGCACCGCTTCGATTTCCGTCAGCGCATCGATGTAGTAATCCGCACGCCCCTGCTTGAGCATTGACAGGATCCCGGTGCGGCGTTCGATCTGGTTGAAGCGTTTGACGTTCGGCAGGTAGGTTTCGTAGCGATAGCCGCGCACCCAGGCCAATCGATACTTGCCCAGCGTCGCCTGGGTCGGCGATGGGTTGCTGGCAAGACCCAGCGCGTAGATGTGGTCGGAATCGAAATTCCATTTCGGATACAGCACCTGCTCGGCTTCACCGCGATAGGAGCCGACCAGTGCGTCAGCTTCCTTCAGTTGCACCAGACCCACCGAGCGGGTGTAGGGCACGGTGCGAATATCCAGGGTCACGCCGGCCGGTTCGAAGACTTTGCGCAACACGTCCCAGCCCAGGCCATGACCATCGGCGGCGGTGTAGTCTTCCCAATCTTCACTGGCCAGGTGAATGACCGACGGCGGTGCGTCCTGTGCCTGGGCCACGGCGCCAAGCAAGGTCAAAACCACTATCGCCAACCAGCGTCGAGTCATC includes these proteins:
- the ribA gene encoding GTP cyclohydrolase II is translated as MPVVFVAASKLPTPFAQFTMHGFLDEATGREHVVLSLGEIADGAPVLGRLHSECLTGDALFSQRCDCGSQLEGALKAIAREGRGVLLYLRQEGRGIGLLNKIRAYELQDGGADTVEANERLGFAADQRDYAMCLPMLEHLGVKSLRLMTNNPRKVKALTDMGIVVAERVPLHTGHNPHNKLYLATKASKLDHMMGNEHQGEVDRA
- a CDS encoding substrate-binding periplasmic protein yields the protein MTRRWLAIVVLTLLGAVAQAQDAPPSVIHLASEDWEDYTAADGHGLGWDVLRKVFEPAGVTLDIRTVPYTRSVGLVQLKEADALVGSYRGEAEQVLYPKWNFDSDHIYALGLASNPSPTQATLGKYRLAWVRGYRYETYLPNVKRFNQIERRTGILSMLKQGRADYYIDALTEIEAVLRNAADPSQYRYSHLAELPLYLGFADTPQGRALMSIYDQRMEQLVKSGELKPIFERWKQPYPFE